The following proteins are encoded in a genomic region of Magnolia sinica isolate HGM2019 chromosome 1, MsV1, whole genome shotgun sequence:
- the LOC131246938 gene encoding uncharacterized protein LOC131246938 translates to MMPMNKMPVLCKFGGNFIWESNKVYYKGGTNRIVRVDRGIDYINLFSKVCGICKFTDISSIKYKYLGLDLDSLVSIENDDDVSNVMEAFPQSSEPIQLFVFCDKKFSIPIANPSFLMQNADNGNDQASLRGLHESNGTLAPSSHNTSVNNNDVLSASNDLCKMDCLLMDDQELPYVVDSCVNDMQKMMSVLKEGQEFEDANAFHKALRDYAIRLNFEYKRIRSGFGHYQAKCITDDCSWRIHACKLLDKPTFKIKSLKGNHTCYSIN, encoded by the exons ATGATGCCTATGAACAAGATGCCGGTGCTTTGTAAATTTGGGGGCAACTTCATTTGGGAATCAAATAAGGTTTATTACAAGGGAGGCACAAACCGCATTGTTCGTGTCGATCGAGGGATCGATTACATCAACCTTTTTTCCAAAGTGTGTGGGATTTGCAAGTTTACTGACATTAGCAGCATCAAGTACAAATATCTTGGTCTAGATTTGGATTCACTTGTGTCGATTGAGAATGATGATGACGTATCCAATGTGATGGAAGCATTTCCTCAAAGCAGTGAACCTATTCAGTTATTTGTTTTTTGTGACAAAAAATTTTCAATCCCCATTGCCAATCCCAG tTTTCTGATGCAGAATGCTGATAATGGAAATGATCAAGCATCATTGCGGGGTTTACATGAAAGTAATGGAACACTTGCACCTTCCTCACATAATACTAGTGTCAATAACAATGATGTTCTAAGTGCATCAAATGATTTGTGTAAAATGGATTGCTTGTTGATGGATGATCAAGAATTACCTTACGTGGTTGATAGTTGTGTTAATGACATGCAGAAAATGATGTCTGTTTTAAAAGAAGGTCAAGAATTTGAAGATGCAAATGCTTTCCACAAGGCTTTAAGGGATTACGCCATACGTTTAAATTTTGAATACAAGCGAATAAGGTCAGGATTTGGCCATTATCAGGCGAAATGCATTACAGATGATTGCTCATGGCGCATACATGCATGTAAGCTTCTTGACAAGCCTACATTCAAGATAAAATCCCTGAAGGGAAATCATACTTGTTATTCTATAAATTAG